The Nodosilinea sp. FACHB-141 sequence TAGCGTCTGGTTGGCGGTGGCCAGGGCCACGGTGCGTTCGTCGACCCGTTGCTCTAAGGTGTCTAGGGTTTGCCGCAGCTGGTTCACCATGTGGTTAAAGGCCTGGGCCACTGCCGTAAATTCGTTGTCTCCGGTGAGTTGCAAGGACTGGCTTAGATCTTGCTGGGCAATGCGCTCGGCGGCGATCGCCATCAGCGTTAGGGGGTTGATAATTCGTCGCCCCAGCACAACACTGGCCCAAATCGCCAGGGCCAGGGCCGTTAAGGCCGTAGCTAGCAGGGCTACGCTGCTTTGATTGGCGGTGTTGGCTAGCTCACTGCGGGCTGCAGCGGCGCGGGCGGTCGAGCGATCGCTAACGGTTTGAATAATCTCGTTAATGTCTCGGTTGATATTGGCCGCAATGATGCGGTTGACCTGCACCTGCTGATCGAGAAACAGCAGGGCGTTGAGGGAGATCCGGTAGGTTTGCATCAGCGCCCGGGCCTCAGGGTCTAACGACTCCAACGGCAGCTGTTTTAGGGCGGCAGATAGCTGGTCTAGACTCGATTGCAGATCGTCGAGATAGACAGGGTCTTGGGTATTTAGATAGGTCTGCTGCTGAGCCATTAGCTGCCACACCAGCATGCGCAGAGTCGTGATCTCTGCGCGCTGGCTATCGGGTAGGGTGGCGAGCAAATCCTTTAGCTGTCGGTGAACCTCATGGTTCAGGCTATCCTCCGCGATGCGGCGAGTGGTGGTTTCAAAGGCCGATTCGTAGTTGTCAAACAGCGAGTCCAGTAGGGCAAATTCTTCGGCCAGTTCGGAGTTTTGGGCTTCCAATGCCCTCAGGGCGGCTAAGTTCTGGCGGGCCTGGGCCAAATAGTTCTGGTTGGTTTGAACATGCACCTGGGCATTAGCATCGATGTTGCCCCCCTGCCAGGTATCAAAATAGGCCTCTTCAGCTTGGCGAGCCAGCAAAAAGTTGGTTTTCAGTTCTAGGCTGAGCTCGCGCAGCTGGGCGGCGTTGTCGAGGGTGGCCTGGCTGCGAGAGCGGAGCCGCTGCAAGCTGCCATAGCCAATGGCAGCGCTGATGCCGTGCAGCAGCAAAATGATGCCAAATCCCAGCATTAGCTGAGCCCGAATGGTTCTAAACCACCGCAGACGGCCAATCATGGCGATCCCTCCCTCGCCATCATCTGCCTCACAGCGGCCTGGAGCTGGTCGGCAGCCAGAGCTGGCTCTACCCCATCGTAGATATCGTGAATGGTGGCCGCGATCGCCAGGGCCACCTGGTTCCAGCGGGGGTGCAGCACTGCTGTCGGGCGCGAGGTTTGCATAGCGGTTTGCACAGCTAGAGCATAGTCAAAGTTGATCGCCTCGGTGTAGACCGACGGCGTCAACCAGCTCGAAAATCGGGGTGCCCCACCCGTGGCCACGGCAATTTTGGCTTCCATCTCCGGGCTGGTGGCCCATTGAATAAACAGCCAGGCAGCCTGGGGATGGCTAGACTGCCGAGGAATGCCGAGCCCCCAAAGCCAGTGGCCGGTCAGGCTCTGCTGGTGAACTCGGGGCAGCACGGTGTAGCCCACCTGACCGGCGATCGCAGAGGTGTCACGCCGCTCAAAGACAGGCCCAAACAGACTGGCATCGATGTAAAACGCCGCTTTCCCCGCTTGAAAGAGCTGGGTGGCCTCGGGCCAGTTCATCTGTTTGATGTTGGCTGGCCCCGCCTGCATCAGCTGGGCGTAGGTGGTCAACCCTTCAACAATGCGAGGATCGGTAAGGTTAGGCTGTTGCCAGTCGCCGTCGAACCAGAGGTTAAAGGGTAGCGGGGTAGGCTCGGCTCCCCAGCCGTTGAGCACAATCCCCGCCACCGTATCGATAATGACGTCCGATTTAACCCCGCGCATCACCGCCCCAATGGCCTGCCCGCTCTCGTTGATCTGGTTCGCGGCCTGCACCAGCTCAACCATAGTTTGGGGCACCCGACCCGCCAAAAACTGATCTACCAGGCGCTTGTTGTAAAACAAAATGTACGCCTCAAAGGTGGCGGGAATGCCAAACAGCTGGGGGCTATCGCTATCTGGCGGATACATGGCCGCCAGCCGAAACCCCTCGGGAAAGTCAAACAGGTTGTAGTTGGCCGCCGTCAGCTTGGGGTCGTTGAGCAGCGGCGTCAGCGGCAGCAGCAGATCGTCTTCCCAGAGCCGGTAGGCCGTGGAATCCATTGGTAAGAAGAAGACATCCATCGGCACAGGGTCAGCCCGCAACAAGGCCTCCATCTCCACGAAGTAGGCTGGTTCCGCCACCGTGCGCGGCTTTAGGGTGATGCCAGTCAGGGCCTCAAAGTCGGGCAGGTAGGGCAGCAGGCCCGTGGTCCAGGGGTGATCATCCAGCAGCAGCCCGATCTGATCGCCCGCAAACTGCCGCCAGTCAAAATCCTGGCCCGACTCGATCGCCGCTCCATCGGTAGGAGGTCGAGCCGACGGTCGGCACGTAGTTAAGCTTGCCATCCCCGCCGCCGCTGCCAGCTGCATAAACCGACGGCGGCGAAGCGCACCTATAGACTGAGCCAATAACTTTGGCATCACGGCAACGATTGTAAGGAACAGGAACCATTCAGAAACGCACCGGCTGTTTCCTTAAGCATGCCCCATAGGGGCATATTGCAGAGCCTAGACAAGGGGGTCAGTGAAGGATGGAGTCTGTGGACTTAATCCCCGAGCGGCAACATCTCCCTAACCTTATGAAAGGTTAAGGGACCTATTTTCCCACAGGGTTTGCCCCAGCCGGTTTAACGTAAGGACTTGATCCCCATCTTTCGTCAATTTAGCTGAGGCAAAGGATATGTACTCTGATCCTGTTCAGAAGGAATACGCCCATCTTGCGCCTTGGTACGATCGTCGTTGGTCATTTTATGTTGATGCCACAATTCAAGAGACCATGCATCGTTTGGATCTCAATTCTCATGAGCGCATCTTAGATCTGGGTTGTGGAACAGGAACGTTAATTCAGCGCCTTTTGCACTTAGCTCCAGAAATAGAGATTGTCGGATTAGATCCTTCCGCAGAGATGTTATGTGTAGCCCGACAGAAATTACCGAAGTCAGTTGAGTTGCGAGTCGGTAGTGCAGATAATATTCCATTTCCAAACGAGAGTTTTGATTGGGTGATTTCAAC is a genomic window containing:
- a CDS encoding ABC transporter substrate-binding protein, with translation MPKLLAQSIGALRRRRFMQLAAAAGMASLTTCRPSARPPTDGAAIESGQDFDWRQFAGDQIGLLLDDHPWTTGLLPYLPDFEALTGITLKPRTVAEPAYFVEMEALLRADPVPMDVFFLPMDSTAYRLWEDDLLLPLTPLLNDPKLTAANYNLFDFPEGFRLAAMYPPDSDSPQLFGIPATFEAYILFYNKRLVDQFLAGRVPQTMVELVQAANQINESGQAIGAVMRGVKSDVIIDTVAGIVLNGWGAEPTPLPFNLWFDGDWQQPNLTDPRIVEGLTTYAQLMQAGPANIKQMNWPEATQLFQAGKAAFYIDASLFGPVFERRDTSAIAGQVGYTVLPRVHQQSLTGHWLWGLGIPRQSSHPQAAWLFIQWATSPEMEAKIAVATGGAPRFSSWLTPSVYTEAINFDYALAVQTAMQTSRPTAVLHPRWNQVALAIAATIHDIYDGVEPALAADQLQAAVRQMMAREGSP
- a CDS encoding class I SAM-dependent methyltransferase, coding for MYSDPVQKEYAHLAPWYDRRWSFYVDATIQETMHRLDLNSHERILDLGCGTGTLIQRLLHLAPEIEIVGLDPSAEMLCVARQKLPKSVELRVGSADNIPFPNESFDWVISTNAFHYFRHPYQAIQDIKRVLKPNGHLVITDWCDDYLTCRICDIFLRLFNRAYSRTYGTSECQRMLQNEGLAEVSIEKYKIDWLWGMMTATAVKKAIATQQPS